Below is a window of Malus domestica chromosome 13, GDT2T_hap1 DNA.
tataaaactataaaacaaaatatgacCCTTGGCCCTCTCTCCATTGACGGTGGCCATCGTGACAACTTGGGTAGTTAGAAAACAAAAGCATTAAATTCATTAGTAGTTGGGTCAACTCATGCAAAGGGACCGTATGACATGTGTATACATTCATCTGTCATACCATGATAACTGTAAATGTTATAATTGTTACGTCAACTCGTGCGGTTATAAAATATGATGCTTTAAATTGATCGCGTATTAGGTGGTAGAATAAGAttcatttgttttcttaaattaGTTATTGTGTGATCTTTCAGTGTAATTGACATGACATGTCACATAGAATAATAGAAGTCAagatagaaaaatgaaaaatgaacatTATTCATTACCACGGTgcataaaaagaaatttgaaaatatatcatcaaatatgattttcttcttatttatttgtaaaGGAAAGGAAACACAATATTCACTCCACTCAGAAGCTCCAATCACAAGCCAAAACACTGTTTcaaaacttaaaagaaaaagggaatgaAAACCACACATTGTTTGATGCCACACGAGGACACAACTACTTAATAATACTTTTTGTGGTAGCAGGCAATATTAATCTAGTTGTAGGCGTCCTTGTGCTCCAAGAGGTAGTTCTCAATCAATTTGAAGAGGTGGGAGGCCTTCTCTTTGCCAGCCTTAACATGCTCTTCCTTGATCTCAACGTCACCCTTCGTGTGGTAGTGGCTGGTGCTCTTAATGACGGAACCGCTGCCGGAAGCCACCAACTTAGTCTCATAAGAGATCTTCTCAATTGTCTCAGAGATAGCATCTCCTTCAATCACACTGTACTTGTAGACAAAGTTTTCCTTGTCAACCCCATCAATTCTGTGCTTCACGTAGCTGTATGTGCTACCTTCACCAAAGTTGATCTTCTTAATAGTTCCAACTCCACCATCTCCTTCAAGGATCTCAGCGCTCTTCACTGCTTGTGGTGCAATCTTTGGGATGAGGTTGTCAGCATCAAGAACAAAGGCATTGAACAACCTAGCAGGGGGAATGACGGAGGTGAACTCAGATTCGTATATGAAAACACCCATGATTCTAAGATGCGTTTGGGAAGTGAGGAAAAACTAATTGATAAAGAGGAAGACCGAGGAAGAAAGATGATGTATTGGGAGGTTTTGAGGTGTGAATAGCTGAAGAGGAGGTATGGTATTTATAGGCCGAGGCTGCCTGAAGGTGGATGAATAGGTTTATGCcatttccttattttttaaattggttCATTGTGACGTGGGAACCATTACTTTTCTACATGGAATTAATGTTTGTATTTTAGTCAAGAGAAGAACCATCTgctaattgaataaaaaaaatatagccATTTAATCCACGAGCTTAATTATTTCTATCCCACTGTTTTATATTGAAGTTATAATTTTGCATTTGCATGCAATGAGTGCTTCAGAGATGACCACATTCTCTGACATTGTAGCTACTTTTACACTTTCTGTGAAAACCAGAGCATAGAAATTGGAATTCATTTTAgtaatcaaggttctaaaaaacgttaggcgCTAGTTGGGCGGCGGGTTAGCGCTTAGCGCCTAGGCAGCTAGGCAGGGTTTAGGCGGGTGCCTAGACGGCCTAggtggatttaggtaaatttcatgtatatcttgtaaataagtgcttattaacacttacaaaaaattatacttgtatgaaatccatggataagataataaaagaatgataaaatgcaaaaagagtatccaacaagtccaaaatttaaaaacatattaagcatatatgccatataatcatagtgaggagtattgtaagatgacacatgtacaataagttcacaatttaaaaccacataaaatgcaaaataggaggaaaataaggaaatatagtaatgtagataggattttttttattttttaatttaaaaaaataaataaataaaaaaccgcCTAGCACCGCCTAGTGCCTATCCCGCCTAGGGCCGCCTAGAGCCTAACCGATTTTTCCAATCAATTTGCAAAAAAATACCTCGAGTCACAACCGCCTAGGCCATTTTTTAGAACATCGTCAGTAATTGATTAAGCTTATTCCTTTACTATCTTTTTCAGTCCAAAACTGATACTTGGGTCTCAATCAACAATGACTGCCATGGGCTATGAATTCAATAATTCTGATAAAGTGAACACTTCACATTCTCTTCCATTCCAGTTAGCCATTCTGATGGTAGAAATTTCAATTAATCTGCCGACCATCTCACCTTAATTGAGGCAGGGCTAGCTTATCCTCTAATCATTTCATATCGTATAACAAAAAATATCAGACGAGACTACAAAATAACTTCGTTCTTTGTTGGGTATTGAGATTTGAAACCAAGTTGGGCCGTTTTGTTGTCTCCTatatttgtctaattttgtATTCACGATCAACATGGTCATTGGCTGTGTAGTTAATAATTACGAGGTGAATTTGGACTTGTTATAATTGAACGTTTTGATATTGCCCCCATACAAAATGATGGGCAATCAATGTTGACCCAATGCAGCCATATGTTGAAATACAATTCAAGTAGCCTAATTTGAACTTCTGGAAGTGCATACTAGTTGTAATGTGGTAGGGACAACAATATATGAAGCAGACAGCAATTTTGTAAAACAAAGGTTTCATCAATTGGGCATTAGACACCAATTCATTTTGAATAATACTTGGGTACTCACCTTTTAATTTTGTCCAA
It encodes the following:
- the LOC103423966 gene encoding major strawberry allergen Fra a 1-3, producing the protein MGVFIYESEFTSVIPPARLFNAFVLDADNLIPKIAPQAVKSAEILEGDGGVGTIKKINFGEGSTYSYVKHRIDGVDKENFVYKYSVIEGDAISETIEKISYETKLVASGSGSVIKSTSHYHTKGDVEIKEEHVKAGKEKASHLFKLIENYLLEHKDAYN